ATCATGCGTTTTGCTGATCGGCTCTTCATGCCAACCCGGTATTTTCATAACAAGTTTGGCAAGGCCTTCGCCGCCGCCATCAATTTGGCATTCGGAGCCGGGGGATTCTCCAGAAGATCAAGTGCGAGAAGGCTGTCTCGTCCAGAAAGCCGGAGCCGTTCCGCTTGGTCGATGACCGAACGAGCTGCCTCCATGGCACTGCTGATGACGAAGTCCGTCAAATTCGTATGTTTAAGGGCAACCGCACGAAGCAGAAGGACTTTCTCCTCGGTCGGA
The nucleotide sequence above comes from Desulfovibrio sp. TomC. Encoded proteins:
- a CDS encoding type II toxin-antitoxin system TacA family antitoxin; its protein translation is MPQLPVEGNSRMSLRIPTEEKVLLLRAVALKHTNLTDFVISSAMEAARSVIDQAERLRLSGRDSLLALDLLENPPAPNAKLMAAAKALPNLL